Sequence from the Bacteroidota bacterium genome:
TAAGCCAAGCCAAGCATCAAACTAATTCCAAATTTAGAATTCTTATTATTTTTCATTTCGGAATTTTGAGTCAAATTAGTGACTACTGCCATTCCAATTGGTACCATCATCACTGTTGTAGCGGTATTTGAAATCCACATTGAAAGAAATGCGGATGCAATCATAAATCCAAGTATTATTCTATCTTGACTTGTTCCAACTAAATCAATAATACTCAAGGCAATTCGTTTATGCAAATTCCATTTCTGCATTGAAAGTGCTATTAAAAAACCACCCATAAATAAAAAAATCATATGATTAGCATAAGGATAAGCAGATTGTTTTGAAGACATAACTCCCAATAGCGGATATAGTACGATAGGAATTAAAGCTGTGACAGGAATGGGAATTGCTTCAGTAATCCACCAAATTGCCATCAGCAAAGCAATGGCTAAAGTTTTTTGTGCCTCGGGACTCATTCCCGCCGGTGTCGGCATTAATAAAATTAACGCAAATATAATAATTCCTAATAACAACCCTATTCTTTTCATAATTTATCCCTTTAGAATATTAATTCCGTATAAATGGTTTTATACTACAAAAAATTCTTTTATTTAAAAAATATGATAGTGATAAGAGGTTTAGATATAACAAATTATTAACTTATTAGATTATATTTTTAAGTGAGAGATACAAAAACAATAAAGCACCTAAAAAAACAATTGTCCACCATATTGATCGTGGTGGTTTGCGATGATGAATGTGTTTTCCGAAATTTAATCTTTTTTCGTCGTCATCATCTTTTATTACATATTTCCCTGGTCGCGGAAAGTATCCCATAGTTATTCCTTATTTTTTGTGGAGGCGCCGAGAATCGAACTCGGGTCCGAAAAAGAGACCAAGACAGATTCTACATACTTAGTTGATTGAATTTTTCTTATTCATCTGCATACAACAAACAAACTACAAATGAACCAGTTTGAAAATTTAATTACCTGCCCACAAACAGAACAGATAACGATTTTGTGAAAATGGCGCCTATTCTTAACCCACAAACAAATTAAGATAGACGACTACTTAGATATTATCTATGCAGCAAGTGCAAAATTATTTGCATTTAAAACTTTATCTCAGGTTGATTTATCACAAGTGATCTCAAAAGAGACGAGGAGTCCTGAAAACCTCGGTATGCTACTGTAACGACCTTACAATCCCGTCGAAACCTTTACGCCCCCTATTTTTCAAGAAACATTAGAATATAAGAAAATTAAATAAAAAAACCAAATTGTTTTATTCGTTTTAGATTTTTTTTTCGTATATTTACACAGTTTAAAAAAAGGAGCAATATGCCAGATTGTATTTTTTGTAAAATTGCCAAAGGTGAGATAAAATCCGATATCGTTTTTGAGAATGAAAAATTAATTGCATTTAAAGATTTGAATCCGCAAGCACCAATTCATATTTTAATTATTCCCAAAAAACATATTAGTCGTGTGGAAAATTTGAGTGAAGAAAATAGTTCCCTTATGGGCGAATTAATAATTACGGCAAAGCAAATTGCGGATAAAATGAATATAAAAAATGGTTATCGACTTGTTTTTAATAATGGAGAAAATGGTGGACAAGAGGTGGAGCATATTCACTTACATTTATTAGCCGGTAGGAAATTTACTTGGCCACCCGGGTAGGAGGGTAGGAAGGTTAGAAGGTTAGTGGGTTAGAAGGTTAGAAAGTTAGAAGGTTAGAAGGTTAGAATAAAGTATATGAATAAACTATTTGATAAAGAAGCAATTATAGAAATGTTTACACAATTAGATTCGTTAGTTTACACGAATTTAGTGAAATCGATTATTGTTATTTTGGTATTATGGATTTTTAAAAAAATAATTGGTAGAATTATACATAAGAATATAAAAGATTCTAAAACAATTTATCAATGGAGTAAAACAGTTGGGTATATTTTTGCATTAATTGGTTTTTTGCTTATTGGAAAAATTTGGTTTAAAGGTGCAAAATCTTTTTTAACAATTTTTGGATTATTTTCAGCTGGTATTGCAATTGCATTAAAAGATGTATTCGTAAATTTAGCCGGATTTATTTTTATTATGTGGAGACAACCATTTGAAGTTGGACATCGGATAGAAATTGGCAAAGTTTCCGGTGATGTTGTTGATATTCGACCATTTCAATTTACAATTTTAGAGATTGGTAATTGGGTTGATGCGGACCAAAGTACAGGCAGAATGATTCATGTTCCAAATGGGAAAGTATTTACAGAACATCTCGCAAACTATCATTTCGGATTTGAATATATTTGGGATGAATTGCCGATTTTATTAACATTTGAAAGTGATTGGAAAAAGGCGAGAAAAATATTAGAAAAACTTGCATTAGAGTATGAAAAAAATATTCCGAAAAAAGTAGAAAGGCAGATAAAAAAATCAGCAAGAAAATATTTGATAATTTATAATAAGTTAACTCCAATAGTATATTTAAATGTAAAGGAAAATGGAGTATTATTGACAATTAGATTTTTGGTAGAACCAAAAAAAAGAAGATCAACAAGAGAATTCTTTTGGGAAAATATTCTTACGGAATTTGAAAAACATGATAATATTGATTTCGCATATCCAACCACCCGAATATATTCTAATTATATTGAAGGGAAAAAAGGTGCGATAAATAATAATTTAAATAAGTAAAAATATTGTATTTAATAATTATTTTTGTTAAACTACACAGTATTTAGAAATATATAAAATATAGGAGTAAAATAATATGAAAAGAAAAATTATAATCGGAATATTTGTTTCGTTATTTATGTTTATTAGTTTTAGTTATTCGCAAACAACCATAGCTGTTTTGCAACTCAGAGCAAAAGGAATTAGTGAAATGGAGGCGGAAGTATTAACAGAACGGTTAAGATCGCATCTTGTTAATCTTAATCAATTCCAAGTATTAGATAGAGAAAACATGAATTCTATTTTAGAGGAACAGGGTTTTCAGCTTTCCGGTTGTACCTCAAGTAAATGTATGATAGAGGCAGGGCAATTGCTTGGTGTTGAATTCATGATTTCCGGTTCAGTTGGGAAATTTGGAACAATATTCACTATCGATTTAAGAAAAATAGATATTGGTTCAGGTGAAATTGCAAAAACTTCCTCTTATGATTTTAAAGGAGAAATGGAAAATTTGTTGACTGAAGGAATTAATACTGCTTTAATTAGATTGTTGGGAAATAAAGAACAAAAAGAAAAGTTAACAACAACTTCACAAGTTAAGGAAACGACAACACAACCGAAAACTGTGGAAGATGATAAATCTATCCATGAAAAATTATTAACAGATAGTACAAATATGGGATATTTAAATGCGAGTATTATGCCAAAATTTTCAGAAGTAGATATTGATAATGTCTCAACCTCTGTAGAAAAAGCAAAAAATTATTCTTTACCTGCGGGGAAACATAAAATTAAAGTGTTTGCAAAAGATTATTCGACTTTTTCTGACAAGTTCAAAATCATAGAAGGCGAAATCACATCAATGACAATTACATTAGAGGAACTAAATGGGAATCAGCAACTTGTAAAATTTAGGAAAAAAAGAAAGAGAGGAATTATTTTAAGTTCTGTTTTTTGGTCAACTACACTATTTTCAGCCGGCATGGAAGGTAGTAATTACGACAAATATGAAAATGCACAAACATCTGATAGTGCAAAAGAATATAGGGAAAAAACAGAGACATGGGGTTCTATTAGAAACCTATCAGCAGTTGTTGCAATAAGTTTTTCTGCATCAACAATTTATAATCATATAAAAATAAAAAAAATAATAACAAAAAAATAATTTATAATAAGGAGATATGGCAATGAAAAATAAAAGTATAATATTAATAATTATTGCAATGAGTTTGATTGTTTTTATTGGGTGTTCGCGAAATTTTAATAATCCGGTAGATCCAGATTCAGATGAACAACTTATTTCACCATCAAATTTATCAATAGATATTTCTGCAAACCATGAGGATATTACACTAAGCTGGGAAGATAATTCTGATTATGAAGAATTGTTTGTATTGGAAATGAAAATTAATAACAATAATTATATTCTTCAATCAATCAATGAGGACAGAACTCACACGATTCCAATAGCAGAATTGGACTCGACACTACAATACACATTTAGAGTAAGAGCACGAATAGAAGATAAATTATCTGTTGTATCAGGAGAAGCTATGTTAGATTGGTCTGCTATATATCCTACTGTACCATCAAATTTCGATATAACCATACTTTCAGAAAGTCAAGCAGAAATCACTTGGGAGCCAAACTCGGATTTTACCGAAAAATATGTTATAGAACAAAAGATAGACAAAGAAGAATTTCATATTATAGGGGAAACTACTAATGCTTATTATATAATCACAGGTTTAGACATTTGGGATCCTAATGTCGAACGATTTTTTAGAATACGAGCAAAAGTTGGTGATAATATATTTTCTTCACCAAGCAATGAGAAATGCTTACAATATAATGAACATGGTTATACAAAAAAATTCCATTTAGATGCCGGTGGATCTGTAACTTCTTTAGCATTTTCTAAAGATGATGGATACCTTATAGTTGCAAATAATAATGGTGATCTTATTCAGTATGACATGTATAATATTGCTACAACTATTAGTACACGCCATTCTAATTATAGAATCAATAAGGTTGTTTGTAGTCCAACGGCAAAACAATTTGTATCTGCTTCTGATGATGGTAGTATTAAATTATGGGAATTTGGCTCGGGAAGTATGCTGTGGGAAAAAAACATTGTATCAGGGGCGGTTGTAAATGATATTTGCTATAGTAAAGATGGTAATAAAATTGCCGCAGTTGCCGAGGCCAGAGCAGTTGTAGTTGATAATAATAGTAATGAGATACTTTCAGCGGTAGTATCTGGGAATATTTTGTTTTCTGTTGATATTAACAATTCGTCTTCTAATATTATGTTGGGTTCTAACATTGGTAATGTGTTTCTTTGGAATATTGATAGTGATACTAATTATGTCACTCATAATTTTTCTGATGCCGGAATTGTAAACGCTGTTCAATTTAATCCTGCAGATGATAACTACTATTTTGCAGGAGCTGATATACCATCAAGTAATGTGAAATTATGGAAAGTTGGTAATGTTTTACAAAGCACAGAAACATTTGATGATAAAGGCATTAGGTTAGGAAAATATTCTGCCGATGGAACTAAAATTGCACTTGCTTCAACAGGTAATATAGGATGTTTGATAACAGCCACTGGTAATAATAATTTTATATCTTTAGGTTCTCCTGCAATAGATATGCAATTCGTTGATGATAATATAATAGCATTTATTACAGCAGATGGAATGATAAAAGTATTACGAGTTGTGCTAAATAATATTTTATGGGAAGGATCAACTTATTTATCACAGTCAACAGCCGGTGACATTAGTCCCGATGACAATTTAATTGCTATTGGAACAAATGATGGTATCGTTGAAATATTTGAAAATATGGGCTGGTTTGTTGGAGATTAGGAATATTTTATCGGAGGAAATTATGAAAAAAATAACATCCTTTGTCGTAGGTGTTTTTTTACTTTTTAATTTTGTATTCGCAAACGCTAACGATATAACAAAAATTAATATTTTATATACTCAAAATACAAATGGTGTATTAGAAAATTGTCATTGTCCCGTGTTGCCACTTGGAGGATTAGAAAAGAGACAAACGATATTGAAAGAGTTTCGTAAATCACATTCAAATGTATTGTTTTTTGATTCAGGAGATTTTTTTTCATTTAGAAAAGATTCGGCTAAAAATGTAAAAGTAATAAAAGCAATGCAACTAATGAAATACGATGCGGTGAATATTGGCGTTCAAGAATTTTCTACTGGAGAAACATTTTTAATCAATCAATTGCAAAATAATAATATTAATGTGATTAGCACAAATTTAAAATTTAAAAAAGCTGATTTTTCTGTATCAAAAGTTATTTACAAAACTATTGGGAATATAAAAATTGCTATTTTAGGAATTGTTGATCCAAACGACATTACCTATTATGAAA
This genomic interval carries:
- a CDS encoding histidine triad nucleotide-binding protein; this encodes MPDCIFCKIAKGEIKSDIVFENEKLIAFKDLNPQAPIHILIIPKKHISRVENLSEENSSLMGELIITAKQIADKMNIKNGYRLVFNNGENGGQEVEHIHLHLLAGRKFTWPPG
- a CDS encoding mechanosensitive ion channel family protein; translated protein: MNKLFDKEAIIEMFTQLDSLVYTNLVKSIIVILVLWIFKKIIGRIIHKNIKDSKTIYQWSKTVGYIFALIGFLLIGKIWFKGAKSFLTIFGLFSAGIAIALKDVFVNLAGFIFIMWRQPFEVGHRIEIGKVSGDVVDIRPFQFTILEIGNWVDADQSTGRMIHVPNGKVFTEHLANYHFGFEYIWDELPILLTFESDWKKARKILEKLALEYEKNIPKKVERQIKKSARKYLIIYNKLTPIVYLNVKENGVLLTIRFLVEPKKRRSTREFFWENILTEFEKHDNIDFAYPTTRIYSNYIEGKKGAINNNLNK
- a CDS encoding CsgG/HfaB family protein, encoding MKRKIIIGIFVSLFMFISFSYSQTTIAVLQLRAKGISEMEAEVLTERLRSHLVNLNQFQVLDRENMNSILEEQGFQLSGCTSSKCMIEAGQLLGVEFMISGSVGKFGTIFTIDLRKIDIGSGEIAKTSSYDFKGEMENLLTEGINTALIRLLGNKEQKEKLTTTSQVKETTTQPKTVEDDKSIHEKLLTDSTNMGYLNASIMPKFSEVDIDNVSTSVEKAKNYSLPAGKHKIKVFAKDYSTFSDKFKIIEGEITSMTITLEELNGNQQLVKFRKKRKRGIILSSVFWSTTLFSAGMEGSNYDKYENAQTSDSAKEYREKTETWGSIRNLSAVVAISFSASTIYNHIKIKKIITKK